From a single Bacillus pseudomycoides DSM 12442 genomic region:
- a CDS encoding oligosaccharide flippase family protein encodes MNKKTNSIIKNIFHLLYSTILANVLNASTLILLANYFNSKNYGIFSVALALSMVMHFFTDLGVSNTFLREGAKKENPGTTFFSYIKVRVVCLLLTFVIFSFGIHVFYHEQQILYMMYSLMIPLIIGLVLQSIGITYFQLSERMQFIASIKIFSAIVLVTLTILCISLKVDIHVTAFLYGFSYLAGGIYCLYLLRKNMEFKWKVPFQKELLINISPFLISGLFIILTPQLGPLVLEKTLPLGLVGLFAVAYRIPSALYQIPGVIAGAFFPLLFKHHSHGEVKKHTELNILQMKFMSLIGMCMTITLFYLSPYLITILFGDKWGSAVQPLKILSFIIVLQGFNIAIADGLTTRGMQNRRTIVQFITISIGLVSFYYLSVTYAIAGAAFSVLTMEIVSFIGYILANPIRKTVLTKVVIPYGSYFSISFILLHYLLYKFPFIAMFSTIILMSTMVLLFDQATRNLIKDFIRKKKQQNINHLKDGRQRGNGKITN; translated from the coding sequence GTGAATAAGAAAACAAACTCAATTATTAAAAATATATTCCACTTACTTTACAGCACGATTTTAGCTAATGTTTTAAATGCAAGTACGCTCATACTATTGGCAAATTACTTTAACTCAAAGAACTATGGAATATTTAGTGTAGCACTAGCTCTTTCCATGGTCATGCATTTTTTTACAGATTTAGGAGTCAGTAATACGTTCCTTCGAGAAGGAGCAAAAAAGGAAAACCCAGGCACTACATTTTTTTCTTATATAAAAGTTCGAGTAGTATGTTTACTTTTAACATTTGTTATTTTTTCTTTCGGTATCCACGTCTTTTATCATGAACAACAAATTCTTTATATGATGTATAGTTTAATGATTCCTTTAATCATCGGCCTAGTGCTGCAAAGCATAGGCATAACCTACTTTCAATTATCTGAAAGAATGCAATTTATTGCATCCATAAAAATCTTCTCAGCCATTGTATTAGTCACATTAACCATTTTGTGTATAAGCTTAAAAGTGGATATACATGTAACAGCTTTTTTATATGGTTTTTCTTATTTAGCTGGAGGCATTTACTGCCTGTATTTACTCAGAAAAAACATGGAATTTAAGTGGAAAGTCCCTTTTCAAAAAGAATTATTGATCAATATTAGCCCGTTCTTAATTAGTGGGTTATTTATTATATTAACTCCTCAACTAGGTCCATTAGTATTAGAAAAAACACTTCCCTTAGGGCTTGTTGGGCTCTTTGCAGTAGCTTACCGAATCCCCTCAGCTCTCTATCAAATACCAGGGGTTATTGCAGGCGCATTTTTCCCACTGTTATTTAAGCATCATAGTCATGGGGAGGTAAAGAAACATACAGAATTAAATATCCTGCAAATGAAATTCATGTCCTTGATTGGGATGTGTATGACAATAACTTTATTCTACTTATCCCCCTATCTGATCACGATTTTATTTGGAGATAAATGGGGATCTGCGGTTCAACCTTTAAAAATATTGTCCTTTATTATTGTCTTACAAGGATTTAACATCGCCATTGCTGATGGTCTCACAACAAGAGGAATGCAAAATCGCCGTACTATTGTTCAGTTTATAACCATCTCTATTGGCTTAGTGTCTTTTTATTATCTGAGTGTTACTTATGCAATAGCGGGGGCAGCTTTTTCTGTTTTAACGATGGAAATCGTATCATTTATTGGTTATATATTAGCTAATCCAATCAGAAAAACAGTATTAACCAAAGTCGTTATTCCATACGGATCCTACTTTTCGATAAGTTTTATCCTATTACACTACTTATTATATAAGTTTCCTTTTATAGCCATGTTCTCTACCATTATCTTAATGTCTACGATGGTTTTACTATTTGATCAAGCTACTCGGAACTTGATTAAAGATTTTATAAGAAAGAAAAAACAACAGAATATCAACCATTTAAAAGACGGGAGACAACGAGGGAATGGAAAGATTACAAATTAA
- a CDS encoding NAD-dependent epimerase/dehydratase family protein: protein MKKVLVTKGFGFIGSHIVDKLIHNHYEVAVYDNLST, encoded by the coding sequence ATGAAGAAAGTGCTAGTAACGAAGGGCTTCGGATTTATCGGATCCCATATTGTAGACAAATTAATTCATAATCATTATGAAGTGGCTGTGTATGATAACTTATCCACCTGA
- a CDS encoding sugar transferase, with protein sequence MDPKIKIDRQVEIQVKPLSTSSYLLVKRLIDFVFSLFMLLLLSPILVLFCILIPIESTGSPFFYQRRLGKNGKDFKLIKLRSMFLDAEKNGPQWASKEDPRVTRIGTFIRKTRIDEIPQVINVLKGDMSLIGPRPEREYFYKRFDKSLPNFKHRLLVTPGITGLAQVNGGYDLTPEEKLAFDLYYIQHRSFAMEIKILCRTLVIVFTGNGAR encoded by the coding sequence TTGGACCCAAAAATAAAGATTGATAGACAGGTGGAAATACAAGTAAAACCTCTATCAACTTCATCCTACCTTCTTGTTAAACGACTTATAGATTTTGTTTTTTCGCTTTTCATGCTGTTACTTTTATCACCCATTTTAGTTCTTTTTTGCATCCTTATCCCAATCGAATCAACTGGTTCTCCCTTCTTTTATCAACGGCGTCTAGGAAAAAACGGAAAAGATTTCAAATTAATAAAGTTACGCTCCATGTTTTTAGATGCTGAAAAAAACGGTCCTCAGTGGGCAAGTAAAGAGGACCCTAGGGTTACAAGAATAGGTACGTTTATAAGAAAAACTAGAATTGATGAAATCCCTCAAGTTATTAACGTGTTAAAAGGAGATATGTCACTCATTGGCCCTAGACCTGAAAGAGAATATTTCTATAAAAGGTTTGATAAGTCATTGCCTAATTTTAAACATCGTTTACTTGTAACGCCTGGAATAACAGGATTGGCGCAAGTGAATGGTGGATATGATCTAACTCCCGAAGAAAAATTAGCATTCGACTTATACTATATCCAGCATAGATCATTCGCTATGGAAATCAAGATTTTATGTCGAACACTGGTCATTGTATTTACTGGAAATGGAGCTAGATAA
- a CDS encoding CpsD/CapB family tyrosine-protein kinase: MTLKFKRKYFFNPYDITIKERFYSICNHIEPNLQKEKPILMITSLAQTQNITNATAYLALAFSEQRKRVLVVDANLRQPSLHHVFNIDHSFGLTTLLLREQNKDTTIKITDYLSCLSTGEDLYEPVALLTLETFPILIEEWKEHFDIILFHTSDFLNTPDAQILAKHCDGIVLVIQEGRDKLDKITNVKKQLEHSNHEIIGTVIIS, encoded by the coding sequence ATGACCCTCAAATTTAAGAGGAAATATTTCTTTAATCCATACGATATCACCATCAAAGAACGATTTTATAGCATATGTAACCATATTGAACCGAACCTTCAAAAGGAAAAACCAATATTAATGATTACTTCACTTGCACAAACACAAAATATAACCAATGCTACTGCTTATTTGGCCCTAGCTTTTTCAGAACAACGAAAACGAGTGTTGGTAGTGGATGCGAATCTGCGTCAACCTTCTTTACATCATGTGTTTAATATCGATCATTCATTTGGCCTAACCACCTTACTCCTAAGAGAGCAAAATAAGGATACTACAATAAAAATAACGGATTATCTATCTTGTTTATCTACAGGTGAAGATCTTTATGAGCCAGTGGCATTGTTAACATTAGAGACCTTCCCAATCCTAATTGAGGAGTGGAAAGAGCATTTTGATATCATTCTGTTTCACACATCCGATTTCCTAAACACACCAGATGCACAAATCCTCGCAAAACATTGTGATGGGATTGTTTTAGTGATACAGGAAGGCCGTGATAAGTTAGATAAGATTACGAATGTAAAAAAACAACTAGAACATAGCAACCATGAAATAATCGGTACAGTCATTATTTCATAA
- a CDS encoding YveK family protein, translated as MNEKVKIKEFMQVLKRRFLIIILTTICTSGFIIISSMYLMKPIYQYSTQVLAGSLGVEKEENPVNRVQDNKQLALSYMDIIKSPYIMIGVKEELKLTRSSYDLLKQVSVTNRNDSQIITISVKDSNPQLAKKIAQSVAKQSISKFKDYANVNRLNILSDSGVTEEAELLFPKPKFIIAISIIISFFVGIGLAILREHFDDSTYNNRELEHLGLPLLGRVNLNTKKRNNKQKTAYKSLSSMKQGEHNDPQI; from the coding sequence ATGAATGAAAAAGTAAAAATAAAAGAGTTTATGCAAGTTTTAAAAAGGCGATTCTTAATTATTATACTTACGACAATTTGTACTAGCGGGTTCATTATTATTTCATCCATGTACCTTATGAAACCGATTTATCAGTACTCCACCCAAGTTCTTGCTGGATCTTTAGGCGTAGAAAAAGAGGAAAATCCAGTAAATAGAGTACAAGATAACAAACAGCTAGCTCTTTCATATATGGATATCATAAAAAGCCCATATATCATGATAGGTGTAAAAGAAGAGTTAAAGCTAACTCGTTCAAGCTATGATTTGCTTAAACAGGTTTCCGTTACTAACAGAAATGATTCACAGATTATTACGATTTCAGTGAAAGACTCTAATCCACAATTAGCTAAAAAAATTGCACAATCCGTCGCAAAGCAATCCATATCTAAATTTAAAGACTATGCAAATGTAAACCGCCTTAATATTCTTAGTGATTCCGGGGTGACGGAAGAAGCCGAACTGCTTTTTCCAAAACCCAAATTCATTATAGCCATTTCAATCATAATTAGCTTTTTTGTCGGAATTGGCTTGGCAATTCTACGAGAACACTTTGATGATTCAACTTACAACAATCGAGAACTCGAACATCTTGGACTCCCATTATTAGGAAGAGTGAACTTAAATACCAAAAAAAGAAACAACAAGCAAAAAACAGCTTATAAAAGCTTATCTTCAATGAAACAAGGTGAACATAATGACCCTCAAATTTAA
- a CDS encoding helix-turn-helix domain-containing protein has translation MNHSMDIQYLCDILYKTFQVSIQFLSTDEKILYKSTSNDICSPFYSSQEEQLSELFQENDLYNFPLMRGNSYLENFVFIHIVDHEYIKGTFVIGPSTYPKVSEDMAIRLMNEFGGNVRIQDGIEYYHSIPVIKKITLIDIGILLHYIIFKEKLDVGAVWRENKLLEKTSYEIANPDLYISARRQNNSDHYDISLERKIFTSIKEGDKEKLIKYAYAFPQEDAAISSKRNQLRNQKNNGIMAITLATRYAIEGNLPPEIAFSLSSLYMETIEQLDNMYSVNRLIEDALCAFADRVKEYSIQRYSNTITTCLNHIRKNIYHEISLNNLATLLDINPTYLSKLFKKEVGIPLSEYIQRERVEEAKKLLTLTTYPLSDICAWLNFYDQSYFTRVFKKICNMTPRQYREKYTVI, from the coding sequence ATGAATCATTCTATGGATATACAATATTTGTGTGATATTTTATATAAAACGTTTCAAGTATCTATTCAATTTTTATCTACAGATGAAAAAATCTTATATAAATCTACTTCTAATGATATTTGCAGTCCTTTTTATTCTTCTCAGGAAGAACAACTTAGTGAGCTTTTTCAAGAGAATGATCTCTATAATTTTCCGCTTATGAGAGGGAACAGTTATCTAGAAAATTTCGTTTTTATTCACATAGTAGATCATGAATATATAAAAGGAACCTTTGTTATTGGACCCTCTACATATCCCAAGGTATCAGAAGATATGGCCATTAGACTTATGAATGAATTTGGGGGAAATGTTAGAATACAAGATGGAATTGAATACTATCATTCCATACCTGTGATAAAAAAAATAACTTTAATTGATATAGGAATTTTATTACATTACATAATTTTTAAAGAAAAGTTAGATGTAGGTGCTGTTTGGAGAGAAAATAAATTATTGGAGAAAACCTCCTATGAAATTGCGAATCCTGATTTATATATTTCAGCCCGGCGTCAAAATAATTCTGATCATTACGATATATCATTGGAACGGAAAATTTTCACAAGCATTAAAGAAGGGGACAAAGAAAAATTAATAAAATATGCATATGCATTTCCGCAAGAAGATGCTGCAATTTCATCAAAAAGAAATCAACTAAGAAATCAAAAAAATAATGGAATAATGGCCATTACTTTAGCTACTCGTTATGCAATAGAGGGGAATCTCCCGCCAGAAATTGCTTTTTCGCTTAGTTCTCTCTATATGGAGACCATTGAACAACTAGATAACATGTATTCGGTCAATAGATTAATTGAGGACGCTTTATGTGCTTTTGCTGATCGTGTTAAAGAATATAGTATTCAAAGATATTCGAATACAATTACTACATGTTTAAATCATATTAGAAAAAACATTTACCATGAAATATCTCTCAATAATCTCGCTACGCTACTTGACATTAATCCTACTTATTTATCTAAATTGTTTAAAAAAGAAGTAGGAATTCCTTTAAGTGAATATATTCAAAGGGAACGAGTAGAAGAAGCAAAAAAACTATTAACATTAACTACATATCCATTATCAGATATTTGTGCTTGGCTTAACTTTTATGATCAAAGTTATTTCACAAGAGTTTTCAAAAAAATATGTAACATGACTCCTAGACAATATCGTGAAAAGTATACCGTGATATAG
- a CDS encoding acyltransferase family protein, producing MMKRYEEFDSLRGLAALLVIIGHHMMLLPAYENYQYELNSPFIIYLFKETPLRLFFSSGNESVILFFVLSGFVLYLSINNEKFHYDTYIIKRICRIYIPYLVAISISIIAKMLFSRNDMPFISDWFSKSWTTADTPALLLQHLVFIGEYNTDAYNNVIWSLVHEMRISIIFPFLTFFFIRKRLKYSLLWFIVLSFSSTMGLYLFNPSGSITSSFLSFHYITLFFMGALLAKYRYFIFHYVLNMNKMIKIALLLIAIICFMYEGIIGEVDFLNNYVLRNYVVSFGVCMVMIMSISSWTFSALLRRKVFVFLGKISYSLYLYHLVSLFSVMYLFYDKLPTILIVFLSFSLSFLLSSLGYLFIEKPCINLGRYLTRRWRNIFWKEIKIRDRIS from the coding sequence ATGATGAAAAGATATGAGGAGTTTGACTCTCTAAGAGGATTAGCAGCACTTCTTGTAATAATCGGGCATCATATGATGCTATTGCCTGCGTATGAAAATTATCAGTATGAGTTAAACAGTCCCTTCATAATTTATTTATTCAAGGAAACTCCTTTACGTCTTTTTTTTAGTAGCGGCAACGAATCTGTTATTCTCTTTTTTGTATTGAGTGGTTTTGTTTTGTATTTATCTATTAATAATGAGAAATTTCATTATGATACATACATAATAAAACGGATTTGCCGAATTTATATACCATATTTAGTAGCAATCAGCATTTCTATTATTGCTAAAATGCTTTTTAGTCGTAATGATATGCCATTTATTAGTGATTGGTTTAGTAAATCATGGACCACTGCAGATACACCAGCTTTATTATTACAACATCTTGTTTTTATCGGTGAGTATAACACAGACGCATATAACAATGTTATATGGTCTCTTGTTCATGAAATGAGAATTTCGATTATATTTCCATTTCTGACTTTCTTTTTTATACGCAAAAGGCTCAAATATTCCTTATTATGGTTTATTGTTCTAAGTTTTTCTTCGACTATGGGTTTGTATTTGTTTAATCCTAGTGGAAGCATAACTAGTAGTTTTTTAAGTTTTCACTACATCACTCTTTTTTTTATGGGAGCTCTATTAGCGAAGTATCGTTATTTTATTTTCCATTATGTTTTAAATATGAATAAAATGATAAAAATTGCATTACTGCTAATTGCAATTATTTGTTTTATGTACGAAGGAATAATTGGCGAAGTGGATTTTTTGAACAATTATGTATTGAGAAACTACGTTGTCTCATTTGGGGTTTGTATGGTAATGATTATGAGTATCTCTTCATGGACATTTAGTGCGTTATTAAGAAGAAAAGTATTTGTTTTTCTTGGAAAGATTTCTTATAGTCTTTATTTATATCATCTTGTTTCTTTATTCTCAGTTATGTATTTATTTTATGATAAACTACCTACCATATTAATAGTGTTTCTTTCCTTTTCTCTTTCTTTTTTACTATCTTCATTGGGGTATTTATTTATTGAAAAACCCTGCATAAACCTTGGACGGTATTTAACTAGGAGATGGAGAAATATATTCTGGAAGGAAATAAAAATAAGGGATCGTATTTCATAG
- a CDS encoding MFS transporter translates to MTYRRFVTSQSIIMMAGSMVFPFYILLLRNVGDSFSQFGWAYGLFALTSALVYPLIGKISDKFGDKKLLIVYAWSMAVLMLFFPIATEVWHVYILQIIMGCLGAVQRNTEKTSLARKVESKEAGYEIGKYHVWTSVGGAVAVIATGYLVDFLTIGTIFYIASVLYMVSGIVIGRQHK, encoded by the coding sequence ATGACATATAGAAGATTTGTAACTTCGCAAAGCATAATTATGATGGCTGGTAGTATGGTATTCCCCTTTTACATACTGCTGCTTCGAAATGTTGGAGATAGTTTCTCTCAATTTGGTTGGGCATATGGCTTATTTGCGTTAACTTCCGCTTTAGTCTATCCACTAATAGGAAAGATCTCTGACAAATTTGGAGATAAAAAACTATTAATTGTATATGCTTGGTCTATGGCGGTATTAATGCTCTTTTTTCCCATTGCTACAGAAGTTTGGCATGTTTACATTCTGCAAATTATTATGGGTTGCTTAGGTGCCGTGCAACGAAACACCGAAAAAACTTCACTTGCACGAAAAGTAGAAAGCAAAGAAGCGGGCTATGAAATAGGAAAATACCACGTATGGACTTCAGTTGGCGGTGCAGTAGCTGTCATTGCAACAGGGTATCTAGTAGATTTTTTAACGATTGGTACCATTTTTTATATTGCTTCCGTTTTATATATGGTGAGCGGTATTGTAATAGGAAGGCAGCATAAGTAG
- a CDS encoding FAD-binding oxidoreductase yields the protein MKKQTIIIGITVYSLLCMASIYTYTKQIANPVMSDVGRLLPTKIKRVENVENEQTLKKLVKDTNASGEKISIAGMQHSQGGQTYYPNGTVLDMKGYNKILEFDPEKKRIRVQSGVTWDDIQKKVNPYGLAVQVMQSQNIFTVGGSLSVNVHGRDIRHEALIDTVESFRLLMADGTVKNVSREENADLFPYVIGGYGLFGVILDVTLKLTEDELYEMQTRTLDYKEYTAYFKEKVKKDENVRMHLARISVAPTSFLKEMYVTDYVLAENQNKREEYSKLKEENIIAAPKLFLGLSRYSDWGKNTFWDMQRNYIERINGTYETRNNVMRSDSTFMEYENPNRTEVLQEYFVPIDHFTAYIDDLRNVLNKEELNLLNITIRYVEKNENAVLSYAKDDMFALVLLINQGRSEGEIKKTKAVLGKMIDVTLKHNGSYYLPYYSYPTKQQLKKAYPRIEEFFQKKKESDPQERFVNLFYKEYSE from the coding sequence TTGAAAAAACAAACAATAATAATAGGTATTACTGTATACAGCTTATTATGTATGGCATCTATATATACATATACAAAACAAATAGCCAATCCTGTTATGAGTGATGTGGGCAGATTGCTTCCTACAAAGATTAAACGGGTTGAAAACGTGGAGAATGAGCAGACCTTAAAGAAGCTAGTTAAAGATACAAATGCTTCAGGTGAGAAGATTTCAATTGCGGGCATGCAGCATAGCCAAGGCGGACAGACCTATTATCCAAATGGTACAGTGCTAGATATGAAAGGTTATAACAAAATATTAGAGTTTGATCCAGAGAAGAAGAGAATTCGCGTGCAAAGCGGCGTGACATGGGATGATATTCAAAAGAAAGTAAATCCATATGGTCTTGCTGTTCAAGTGATGCAGTCTCAAAATATTTTTACAGTTGGTGGTTCGTTAAGTGTAAATGTACATGGACGTGATATTCGTCATGAAGCACTCATTGATACAGTAGAATCATTTCGATTGTTAATGGCAGATGGTACGGTTAAGAATGTAAGCAGGGAAGAAAATGCTGATTTGTTTCCTTATGTTATTGGTGGCTACGGGTTATTCGGTGTGATCTTAGATGTGACGCTTAAGTTAACGGAAGACGAACTATATGAAATGCAGACGAGAACGCTAGATTATAAGGAGTATACAGCATATTTTAAAGAGAAGGTAAAAAAGGACGAGAATGTTCGAATGCACCTAGCGCGTATTTCCGTAGCTCCAACCTCATTTTTAAAAGAAATGTATGTAACAGATTATGTTTTAGCAGAGAACCAAAATAAACGGGAAGAATACAGCAAACTAAAGGAAGAAAATATTATTGCTGCACCGAAATTATTCCTTGGATTATCAAGGTATAGTGACTGGGGAAAGAATACGTTTTGGGATATGCAAAGGAACTACATTGAACGCATAAATGGAACATATGAAACTCGAAATAATGTGATGCGATCAGATAGTACTTTTATGGAATACGAAAATCCAAATCGAACAGAGGTTTTACAAGAATATTTCGTACCTATCGATCACTTTACAGCGTATATAGATGATTTGCGAAATGTATTAAACAAAGAAGAGTTGAACCTTCTTAATATTACTATCCGTTATGTAGAAAAAAATGAGAATGCGGTTTTATCCTATGCAAAGGATGATATGTTTGCACTTGTACTCCTTATTAATCAAGGACGTTCTGAGGGTGAAATAAAGAAAACGAAAGCAGTGTTAGGGAAGATGATAGATGTTACTTTAAAGCACAATGGCAGTTATTATTTACCCTATTATTCTTATCCAACAAAGCAGCAACTTAAGAAGGCATATCCACGTATAGAGGAATTCTTTCAAAAAAAGAAAGAGAGTGATCCGCAAGAACGATTTGTAAATCTATTTTATAAGGAGTACAGTGAATGA
- a CDS encoding S66 family peptidase: MLRKPKRLQPGDRVATISPSWGGAGDPELRWRYEQGVKRLEEVFGLVVVPMPNSLKGSDYIYENPQARAIDLMTAFQDKSIKGIFANIGGEDSIRLLPYIDFDVIRENPKIFMGYSDVTIPHLFCHKAGISSFYGPAILTDFAENVEMDPYTIEMVNRILFSNETIGNIQPATEWTSERLEWIESNKHTRRTMQQNTGYELLQGSGIVQGRLIGGCIEVLEFAKGTELWPEKKYWENSILFFETSEDKPDPTYIRYWLRNYAAQGILQNTNGIIFGKPKDEKYYEEYKHEILTVMKEYSLEDLPILYNLNFGHTEPKFILPYGAMAEIDCEKKTFSILESGVQ, encoded by the coding sequence GTGTTAAGAAAACCAAAGAGATTACAACCGGGAGATCGCGTCGCGACAATTAGTCCTTCTTGGGGAGGCGCAGGCGATCCGGAACTGAGATGGCGTTATGAGCAAGGGGTAAAAAGATTAGAAGAAGTTTTTGGTCTTGTGGTTGTACCTATGCCAAATAGTTTGAAAGGCTCTGATTATATTTACGAGAATCCACAAGCCCGTGCGATAGATCTAATGACGGCATTTCAAGATAAAAGTATTAAAGGGATCTTTGCCAATATTGGCGGAGAAGATAGTATTCGCCTGCTTCCTTATATTGATTTTGATGTTATACGTGAGAATCCAAAAATTTTTATGGGATATTCAGATGTGACCATTCCACATTTATTTTGTCATAAAGCAGGCATTTCTTCTTTTTACGGTCCAGCTATTTTAACCGATTTTGCTGAAAACGTTGAAATGGATCCATATACGATTGAAATGGTTAATCGAATCCTTTTTTCAAATGAGACGATTGGCAACATTCAACCCGCTACAGAATGGACAAGTGAGCGTTTGGAATGGATTGAATCGAACAAACATACACGTCGCACTATGCAACAAAATACTGGATATGAACTCCTTCAAGGATCCGGCATCGTACAAGGCCGTTTAATCGGAGGTTGTATAGAAGTACTAGAATTCGCAAAAGGAACAGAACTTTGGCCTGAGAAAAAATATTGGGAAAACAGCATTCTATTCTTTGAAACATCTGAAGACAAGCCAGATCCAACTTATATTAGATATTGGTTACGAAATTATGCAGCGCAAGGCATTTTACAAAACACGAATGGAATCATTTTCGGCAAACCGAAAGACGAGAAATATTATGAAGAATATAAACATGAAATTCTAACAGTTATGAAAGAATATAGTTTAGAAGATTTACCGATTCTTTATAACTTAAATTTTGGTCATACCGAACCTAAGTTTATTTTACCTTATGGTGCAATGGCAGAGATTGATTGTGAGAAAAAGACATTCTCGATTTTAGAGAGTGGCGTGCAATAA